One part of the Oceanihabitans sp. IOP_32 genome encodes these proteins:
- a CDS encoding lycopene cyclase family protein, translating into MIKSDYIIAGAGASGLLLAYRMANDPFFRDKSIIIIDKIKDKKNDRTWCFWEKGNGEWEDIIYKDWKTVYFGSDYHSEQINIAPYTYKMIRSASFYKKLWQIIDKTPNISFLQAEVLRIKTIENKALVTTDSEILEASKVFNSSILTNYYKTQTQYPVLQQHFIGWFIKTETPQFDDTFATFMDFKIPQNGNTRFMYVLPTSKTEALFEYTLFSKDILEKKDYENGIKKYLQNKGIENYSITETETGAIPMTCYEFSKQNSQHILNIGTAGGWTKASTGYTFMNTAKKTKALVEFLKFETDVSKFYKRNKFWYYDVLMLDVLSQDNAYGSKLFSSLFKKAKITTIFRFLDEKTHVLEDLKILTAVPSWRFTKTLLRRLLKMN; encoded by the coding sequence ATGATAAAATCAGATTATATCATAGCAGGTGCTGGAGCATCGGGATTGTTATTGGCGTACCGCATGGCTAATGATCCTTTTTTTAGGGATAAATCTATTATTATAATCGATAAGATAAAAGACAAAAAGAACGATCGCACCTGGTGTTTTTGGGAAAAAGGCAATGGCGAATGGGAAGATATCATTTATAAAGATTGGAAAACAGTTTACTTTGGAAGTGATTATCACTCAGAACAAATAAACATTGCACCCTATACGTACAAAATGATACGAAGTGCCTCATTTTATAAAAAATTATGGCAAATTATAGACAAAACACCAAACATTTCATTTCTTCAAGCCGAAGTACTCCGTATTAAAACTATTGAAAACAAAGCTTTAGTTACTACAGATTCTGAAATATTAGAGGCTTCAAAAGTATTTAATAGCTCAATACTTACTAATTACTATAAAACTCAAACCCAATACCCCGTTTTACAGCAACATTTTATAGGATGGTTTATAAAAACAGAAACGCCGCAATTTGACGATACTTTTGCGACATTTATGGATTTTAAAATTCCGCAAAACGGCAATACGCGCTTTATGTATGTCTTACCAACAAGTAAAACAGAAGCCCTATTCGAGTACACTTTATTTTCGAAAGATATCTTAGAAAAAAAAGACTACGAAAATGGTATAAAAAAATATTTGCAGAACAAAGGCATTGAAAACTACAGTATTACTGAAACCGAAACAGGTGCCATACCCATGACTTGTTATGAGTTTTCAAAACAAAATTCTCAACATATTTTAAATATTGGTACCGCTGGGGGTTGGACCAAGGCCAGCACAGGTTATACCTTTATGAATACGGCTAAAAAAACCAAGGCTTTGGTCGAATTTCTAAAATTTGAAACCGATGTTTCCAAATTCTATAAACGCAATAAGTTTTGGTATTACGATGTGCTTATGCTCGATGTTTTATCTCAAGATAACGCTTATGGCTCAAAATTATTTTCAAGCTTATTTAAAAAGGCTAAAATCACCACCATTTTTAGGTTTCTCGATGAAAAAACTCATGTATTAGAAGATTTAAAAATACTTACAGCTGTACCCTCTTGGCGCTTTACCAAAACTCTACTAAGGCGTTTACTAAAAATGAATTAA
- the crtD gene encoding 1-hydroxycarotenoid 3,4-desaturase CrtD: MKKKKVIIIGAGIAGLATAIRLQAQGYAVTVYEANSYPGGKLSAFSKQGYRFDKGPSLFTMPHFIEELFELANKPIKDYFQYIKKEVVCNYFYEDGTTFSAVANKEQFAKNASKTFNVDAQTVRNYLERSKVKYDLTASLFLEKSLHKTSTYLNTDTLKALFNVNSLDINTTLADHNTKVFKDERLAQFYNRFATYNGSSPYQTPGIMSMIPHLEQHFGTYFPKGGMHQITLSMFELAKDIGVIFQFDKKVDKIVIQNKKAVGIQNRNATVFADVIVSNSDIVPTYRQLLKDQKAPEKILQQPRSSSALIFYWGITKAFHQLDLHNIFFSKDYKTEFEYIFNKKNVCNDPTVYINITSKDEPSDAPNSCENWFTMVNVPSNTGQDWDEIINRTRQNIIKKLSRLLGEDISNLIAFEDILDPRSIESNTQSYQGALYGASSNNKYAAFLRHPNYKSNIKNLYFCGGSVHPGGGIPLCLLSGKIVSQLIENDSK, from the coding sequence ATGAAAAAGAAAAAAGTTATCATTATTGGTGCTGGTATTGCAGGACTTGCTACTGCTATTCGCTTACAAGCTCAAGGCTATGCGGTTACGGTTTATGAGGCGAATTCCTATCCCGGAGGAAAGTTAAGTGCTTTCTCAAAACAAGGTTATCGCTTTGACAAAGGACCGTCTTTATTTACCATGCCTCATTTTATAGAGGAACTTTTTGAGCTAGCAAACAAACCAATAAAAGATTATTTTCAGTACATTAAAAAAGAAGTGGTGTGTAATTACTTTTACGAAGATGGTACAACATTTTCTGCCGTTGCCAATAAAGAACAGTTTGCAAAAAACGCCTCTAAAACCTTTAATGTTGATGCCCAAACTGTACGCAATTACCTTGAACGCAGTAAAGTAAAATACGATTTAACCGCCTCCTTATTCCTTGAAAAATCACTGCATAAAACTTCTACTTATCTAAATACAGATACATTAAAAGCTCTTTTTAATGTAAATAGTTTAGATATAAACACAACACTTGCAGACCATAATACCAAAGTTTTTAAAGACGAACGATTGGCGCAATTTTATAATAGGTTTGCAACCTACAATGGTTCTTCTCCTTATCAAACTCCGGGTATTATGTCTATGATCCCGCATTTAGAACAACATTTTGGCACCTATTTTCCAAAAGGTGGTATGCATCAAATTACTCTGAGTATGTTCGAATTGGCTAAAGATATTGGAGTCATTTTTCAATTTGACAAAAAAGTTGATAAAATTGTAATACAAAACAAAAAAGCGGTAGGCATACAAAATCGTAATGCCACAGTTTTTGCAGATGTTATAGTTTCAAACTCAGATATTGTACCCACCTATCGCCAGCTGTTAAAAGATCAAAAAGCACCAGAAAAAATATTACAGCAGCCAAGAAGTAGCTCGGCTCTTATATTTTATTGGGGAATTACTAAGGCGTTTCATCAATTAGATTTGCACAACATTTTCTTTTCAAAAGACTACAAAACGGAATTCGAATATATTTTTAATAAAAAAAATGTGTGTAACGACCCTACTGTCTATATAAATATCACCTCAAAAGACGAGCCTAGCGATGCACCCAACAGCTGTGAAAACTGGTTTACCATGGTAAACGTACCGAGCAATACAGGGCAAGATTGGGATGAAATTATTAACAGAACACGACAAAATATTATTAAAAAACTTAGCCGCTTATTAGGTGAAGACATTTCTAATCTTATTGCTTTTGAAGACATTTTAGACCCAAGAAGTATAGAATCGAACACTCAAAGTTATCAAGGTGCACTCTATGGAGCCTCTAGTAACAACAAGTACGCAGCATTTTTAAGACATCCAAATTATAAAAGTAACATTAAAAATCTGTATTTCTGTGGTGGCAGTGTACACCCTGGTGGTGGTATTCCGCTCTGCCTGCTTTCAGGAAAAATAGTATCTCAACTCATTGAAAACGACTCCAAATGA
- the ytxJ gene encoding bacillithiol system redox-active protein YtxJ, with translation MGILKKLFGSSETENKKELPWIALNDLNQLSLIEKKSATKTQVIFKHSTRCGISSMVMKQFVATYNFTENEMDLYYLDLLSYRDVSNEVGYKFQVMHQSPQLLVIRNGVVVAHASHGAINDLDLNRFL, from the coding sequence ATGGGAATATTAAAGAAATTATTTGGTAGTAGTGAGACAGAAAACAAGAAGGAACTCCCTTGGATTGCTCTCAATGATTTGAATCAACTTAGTCTTATAGAAAAAAAATCGGCTACTAAAACTCAGGTGATTTTTAAGCACTCCACGCGTTGTGGTATTAGCTCTATGGTGATGAAACAGTTTGTTGCGACCTATAATTTTACCGAAAATGAAATGGATTTGTATTATTTAGATTTGTTAAGTTACCGTGATGTGTCTAACGAAGTGGGTTATAAATTTCAAGTCATGCATCAGTCTCCTCAACTTTTGGTAATAAGAAATGGTGTTGTAGTTGCGCATGCCTCTCATGGTGCGATTAACGATTTAGATTTGAATCGGTTTTTGTAA
- the deoC gene encoding deoxyribose-phosphate aldolase, with product MKPLNTYIDHTLLKPTATNLDIIELCKEAIAHEFFSVCVNSCYVSLAKEQLKNTNVKVCSVIGFPLGAASTQAKVDEAKTALSHGADEIDMVINLGFLKSKDFDAVWQDIEAVKKIMPKNVLKVILETCYLDHLEIIKASELAVQSGADFIKTSTGFGSGGATMNDVKLMKSVAKNTAKIKASGGIRDKKTALEYINLGVERLGTSSGIAIVTDKTSNSNY from the coding sequence ATGAAGCCTTTAAACACCTACATAGATCACACCCTTTTAAAACCAACAGCAACCAATCTTGATATTATAGAACTTTGCAAAGAAGCTATTGCTCATGAGTTTTTTTCGGTGTGTGTGAATAGTTGTTATGTCTCTTTAGCAAAAGAGCAACTTAAAAATACTAATGTTAAAGTTTGTAGCGTTATAGGATTTCCGCTAGGTGCTGCATCCACTCAAGCTAAAGTTGATGAGGCTAAAACAGCATTAAGTCATGGTGCTGATGAGATTGACATGGTAATTAACTTAGGTTTTCTTAAAAGCAAAGATTTTGATGCCGTTTGGCAAGATATTGAAGCCGTAAAAAAAATAATGCCTAAAAATGTATTAAAAGTTATTTTAGAAACATGTTATTTAGACCATTTAGAAATCATAAAAGCTAGTGAACTGGCGGTACAAAGTGGAGCAGATTTTATTAAAACATCTACTGGGTTTGGTTCAGGTGGTGCTACCATGAATGACGTAAAGCTTATGAAAAGTGTTGCGAAAAACACAGCTAAAATTAAAGCTTCTGGAGGGATAAGAGACAAAAAAACGGCATTAGAATATATAAACCTTGGTGTGGAACGCCTTGGAACATCATCTGGAATTGCCATTGTTACAGATAAAACATCTAATTCAAACTATTAA
- the glyA gene encoding serine hydroxymethyltransferase has product MQRDEIIFELIQDEKERQLKGLELIASENFVSDQVMEAAGSVLTNKYAEGYPGKRYYGGCEVVDKVEQIAIDRAKALFGAAYVNVQPHSGSQANTAVYHACLNPGDKILGFDLSHGGHLTHGSPVNFSGKLYKPSFYGVEKETGVLNYDKIQDIATKEQPKLIIAGASAYSRDMDFKRFREIADSVGAILLADISHPAGLIAKGILNDPLPHCHIVTTTTHKTLRGPRGGLIMMGQDFDNPFGITLKNGSLRKMSSLLDSAVFPGNQGGPLEHIIAAKAIAFGEALTDDFLHYQLQVKANANAMANAFVSKGYHIISGGTDNHCMLIDLRNKDISGKDAENALGKADITVNKNMVPFDDKSPFVTSGIRIGTSAITTRGLKEDQMQIIVDLIDEVITNHDNDAVLETVKDKVNTMMEVKPLFV; this is encoded by the coding sequence ATGCAACGCGACGAAATAATTTTTGAACTTATACAAGACGAAAAAGAACGCCAATTAAAAGGCTTAGAACTTATTGCATCAGAAAATTTTGTAAGCGACCAGGTTATGGAAGCTGCAGGATCTGTATTAACCAATAAATATGCCGAGGGTTACCCAGGAAAGCGTTATTACGGCGGTTGTGAAGTTGTGGATAAAGTGGAGCAAATTGCTATCGATAGAGCTAAAGCCTTGTTTGGTGCCGCTTATGTAAATGTTCAGCCACACTCCGGAAGTCAAGCCAATACAGCTGTTTATCATGCGTGTTTAAATCCAGGTGATAAAATTTTAGGATTCGATTTATCTCATGGCGGTCATTTAACCCATGGATCACCAGTAAATTTTTCAGGAAAATTATACAAACCTTCTTTTTATGGTGTAGAGAAAGAAACCGGGGTTTTAAATTATGATAAAATACAAGATATCGCAACTAAAGAGCAACCAAAACTTATTATTGCTGGTGCTTCGGCTTACTCTCGTGATATGGATTTTAAACGTTTTAGAGAGATTGCAGATAGTGTAGGCGCTATTTTACTTGCAGATATTTCTCACCCTGCAGGATTAATTGCAAAGGGTATTTTAAACGATCCTTTACCACACTGTCATATTGTTACCACTACAACGCATAAAACACTACGTGGCCCAAGAGGTGGATTAATAATGATGGGGCAAGATTTTGACAATCCCTTTGGTATCACTTTAAAAAACGGAAGTTTACGAAAAATGTCATCCTTACTTGATTCTGCTGTTTTTCCAGGTAACCAAGGTGGACCATTAGAGCATATTATTGCTGCTAAAGCCATTGCTTTTGGGGAAGCCCTAACCGATGATTTTTTACATTATCAGTTACAAGTTAAGGCAAACGCCAACGCTATGGCAAATGCATTTGTTTCTAAAGGTTACCATATTATTTCTGGAGGAACAGATAATCACTGTATGTTAATCGATTTACGTAACAAGGACATTTCTGGTAAAGATGCTGAAAATGCTTTAGGTAAAGCCGATATCACAGTGAATAAAAACATGGTGCCTTTTGATGATAAATCACCATTTGTAACCTCGGGTATAAGGATTGGAACATCGGCCATAACAACCCGCGGGTTAAAAGAAGACCAGATGCAAATTATTGTTGATTTAATAGACGAAGTTATCACTAATCACGATAATGATGCGGTTTTAGAAACTGTTAAAGATAAAGTAAATACGATGATGGAAGTTAAACCATTGTTTGTATAA
- a CDS encoding carotenoid biosynthesis protein, with product MITLKQLKRFLSIFTLWLFTISGVFGILSNTYSDWFLSLTPLNLLITFAILLLNIDALKTKAIIALSIPFTLGFITEALGVNYGLIFGTYQYGENLGWKIAGVPIIICFNWALLTAASADVARMFSKNIIIASLIGGVIMTALDMLLEQSAPRFDFWEFENGVVPLQNYVGWVVTAFFAHLGYQYFKIKTDTAISWHILISIAVFFTVFLFF from the coding sequence ATGATAACACTAAAACAACTTAAAAGATTCTTATCCATATTTACCCTTTGGTTATTTACGATCTCTGGGGTTTTTGGTATTTTATCAAACACGTATTCTGATTGGTTTTTAAGTTTAACCCCATTAAATTTATTAATCACATTTGCCATCCTATTACTAAACATAGACGCCTTAAAAACCAAAGCTATAATAGCTTTAAGTATTCCGTTTACATTAGGTTTTATAACAGAAGCTTTAGGTGTAAATTACGGACTTATTTTTGGCACCTACCAATATGGAGAAAACTTGGGCTGGAAAATAGCTGGCGTCCCCATAATTATTTGTTTTAATTGGGCGTTATTAACAGCCGCATCTGCCGATGTAGCACGTATGTTCTCAAAAAATATAATTATAGCATCTTTAATTGGCGGTGTTATAATGACGGCTTTAGATATGCTTTTAGAGCAGTCTGCACCGCGTTTTGACTTCTGGGAGTTTGAAAATGGTGTGGTACCCCTTCAAAATTACGTAGGCTGGGTGGTAACGGCTTTTTTTGCACATCTGGGTTATCAGTATTTTAAAATAAAAACCGACACCGCTATTTCGTGGCATATTTTGATTTCGATAGCCGTATTTTTTACCGTATTTTTATTCTTTTAA
- the clpB gene encoding ATP-dependent chaperone ClpB, with the protein MNLSNFTIKSQEAIQQAQQIAQGYGHQQIENEHIFKGIFEVDENVLPFLLKKLNVNIGILKQTIDKQLESFSKVTGGEIMLSRDAGKTLNEAAIIAKSMKDEYVSIEHLILAVYKSNSKIAQMLKDQSVTEKGLKAAIEELRQGQNVTSQSQEDTYNSLNKYAKNLNQLAKDGKLDPVIGRDEEIRRILQILTRRTKNNPILIGEPGTGKTAIAEGLAHRIIDGDIPENLKNKQIFALDMGALIAGAKYKGEFEERLKAVIKEVTTSDGDIVLFIDEIHTLVGAGGGQGAMDAANILKPALARGELRAIGATTLDEYQKYFEKDKALERRFQKVMVDEPDTESAISILRGIKEKYETHHKVRIKDEAIIGAVELSQRYITNRFLPDKAIDLMDEAASKLRMEINSKPEELDVLDRKIMQLEIEIEAIKREKDEAKLKSLRLDLANIKEERNELNAKWKSEKEVVDNIQSIKQDIENYKLEAERAERDGDYGKVAELRYGKIKEAQETLEKYQKQLQEQAENTLIKEEVTYDDIAEVVAKWTGIPITKMLQSEREKLLNLEDELHKRVVGQEEAIIAVSDAVRRSRAGLQNPQKPIGTFLFLGTTGVGKTELAKALAEYLFDDDNAMTRIDMSEYQERHAVSRLVGAPPGYVGYDEGGQLTEAVRRKPYSVVLLDEIEKAHPDTFNILLQVLDEGRLTDNKGRVADFKNTIIIMTSNMGSHLIQERFEATNDIESAIEAAKVDVLGLLKQNVRPEFLNRIDDTIMFTPLSKDNIIDIVGLQLKNVSKMIAEQGITFDATPEAINYLANKGYNPEYGARPVKRVIQKEVLNALSKEILAGKITTDSIILLDAFNDELVFRNQNKVVSEEI; encoded by the coding sequence ATGAATTTAAGTAACTTTACAATAAAATCGCAGGAAGCCATACAGCAAGCACAGCAAATTGCTCAGGGTTACGGGCATCAGCAAATAGAAAATGAGCATATTTTTAAAGGCATTTTTGAGGTTGATGAAAATGTATTACCATTCCTATTAAAAAAGCTAAACGTTAACATTGGCATACTTAAACAAACCATAGACAAGCAATTAGAAAGCTTTTCTAAAGTTACTGGTGGTGAAATTATGCTTTCGCGCGACGCTGGAAAAACGTTAAACGAAGCTGCGATAATTGCCAAAAGCATGAAAGACGAATACGTGTCTATTGAGCACTTAATATTAGCGGTTTATAAATCTAATAGTAAAATTGCTCAAATGCTAAAAGACCAAAGCGTAACCGAAAAAGGCTTAAAAGCCGCTATTGAGGAATTACGTCAAGGTCAAAATGTAACATCACAAAGTCAAGAGGACACTTACAACTCATTAAATAAATACGCTAAAAACTTAAATCAATTAGCTAAAGACGGAAAATTAGACCCGGTTATTGGTCGAGATGAAGAAATACGTAGAATTCTTCAAATTCTAACACGTCGAACCAAAAACAATCCCATATTAATCGGTGAACCAGGCACAGGAAAAACTGCCATTGCCGAAGGTTTAGCTCACCGAATTATTGATGGTGATATCCCAGAAAATTTAAAAAACAAACAAATTTTCGCACTCGATATGGGAGCTCTAATTGCTGGAGCAAAATACAAAGGCGAATTTGAAGAACGTTTAAAAGCTGTTATTAAGGAAGTGACTACTAGCGATGGTGATATTGTACTATTTATAGACGAGATCCACACACTTGTTGGCGCTGGTGGCGGACAAGGCGCTATGGATGCCGCAAATATTTTAAAGCCAGCCTTAGCTAGAGGAGAACTTAGAGCTATTGGTGCGACCACCTTAGATGAATATCAAAAATATTTTGAAAAAGACAAGGCTTTAGAGCGACGTTTTCAAAAAGTAATGGTCGATGAACCCGATACAGAAAGTGCGATCTCAATTTTAAGAGGTATTAAAGAAAAATACGAAACACACCATAAAGTACGTATTAAAGACGAGGCCATTATTGGAGCTGTAGAGCTATCACAACGTTATATAACAAACCGTTTTTTACCAGATAAAGCCATTGATTTAATGGATGAGGCCGCATCAAAACTTCGAATGGAAATCAACTCTAAACCAGAAGAATTAGATGTTTTAGACCGAAAAATCATGCAACTCGAAATTGAGATTGAAGCCATTAAACGCGAAAAAGACGAGGCCAAATTAAAATCACTGCGCTTAGACTTGGCTAATATAAAAGAGGAGCGTAATGAATTAAATGCCAAATGGAAAAGTGAGAAAGAGGTTGTTGATAATATACAGAGCATTAAACAAGATATTGAAAACTACAAACTTGAAGCAGAGCGTGCAGAACGTGACGGCGATTACGGCAAAGTAGCCGAATTGCGCTACGGTAAAATAAAAGAAGCTCAAGAAACCTTAGAGAAGTACCAAAAACAATTGCAAGAACAAGCTGAAAACACTTTAATAAAAGAAGAAGTGACCTATGATGATATTGCAGAAGTAGTGGCCAAATGGACTGGTATTCCTATAACTAAAATGCTACAAAGTGAACGCGAAAAGCTTTTAAATTTAGAAGACGAATTACACAAACGTGTTGTTGGTCAAGAGGAAGCCATTATCGCGGTAAGTGATGCCGTAAGACGCTCTAGAGCCGGATTACAGAATCCGCAAAAACCTATTGGTACATTTCTTTTTCTAGGAACAACTGGAGTAGGAAAAACCGAACTGGCTAAAGCATTAGCCGAATATTTATTTGATGATGATAATGCCATGACCAGAATTGATATGAGTGAGTACCAAGAACGTCATGCCGTTAGTAGATTAGTAGGTGCGCCTCCAGGATACGTGGGGTATGATGAAGGCGGACAACTTACAGAAGCGGTTCGAAGAAAACCCTATTCTGTAGTGCTTTTAGATGAAATTGAAAAAGCACATCCAGACACTTTTAACATCTTACTTCAAGTTCTAGACGAAGGTCGTTTAACCGATAATAAAGGACGAGTAGCAGACTTTAAAAACACCATTATAATAATGACCTCTAACATGGGAAGCCACTTAATTCAAGAACGTTTTGAGGCCACAAACGATATAGAATCTGCAATTGAAGCTGCAAAAGTTGATGTTTTAGGTTTATTGAAACAAAACGTGCGTCCCGAGTTTTTAAATAGAATTGATGACACGATTATGTTTACGCCTTTAAGCAAAGACAACATTATAGATATTGTAGGATTACAGTTAAAAAATGTAAGTAAAATGATTGCAGAACAAGGTATAACTTTCGATGCCACTCCCGAAGCTATAAACTACTTAGCTAACAAGGGTTATAATCCAGAATACGGAGCAAGACCTGTAAAGCGTGTTATTCAAAAAGAAGTTTTAAACGCGCTAAGTAAAGAAATTTTGGCTGGAAAAATAACGACAGATAGTATTATACTTTTAGATGCTTTTAATGATGAGTTAGTTTTTAGAAACCAAAATAAAGTAGTTAGTGAAGAGATTTAA
- the fahA gene encoding fumarylacetoacetase, which produces MSLSANNPDRKSWLHVDKNSDFPIQNIPFGVFLTRDDIITIGTRIGDTAIDLGALHQLGYFDGIPLTDDIFLQDTLNDFIADGRKTWRLVRNRIAEIFDAENTTLKNNIKHKEIVLFRLDEIEMQLPVLIGDYTDFYSSIEHATNVGTMFRDPDNALLTNWLHIPVGYHGRSSSIIPSGIPIHRPQGQTLPNGASEPVFGPSKLVDFELEMAFITTDANDLGEPIPVNEAEEYIFGLVLFNDWSARDIQKWEYVPLGPFLSKSFASSISPWIVTLDALEPFRVHGPKPLKPQLEYLQSKGKKSYDINLEVSIQPNGAKETVVSKSNFKHMYWNMSQQLAHHTVNGCPVNSGDMMGSGTISGPTPDSYGSMLELTWRGEKPIKLKDGSERKFINDNDTVIMRGYCEKDGTRIGFGEVSTKLLPIYKKK; this is translated from the coding sequence ATGTCCTTATCAGCTAACAATCCAGATAGAAAATCGTGGTTGCACGTCGACAAAAACTCAGATTTTCCAATTCAAAACATTCCTTTCGGCGTATTTCTTACCCGTGACGATATTATCACTATTGGTACTCGTATAGGTGATACCGCCATAGACCTTGGCGCTCTGCATCAATTGGGGTATTTTGATGGTATTCCATTAACCGACGATATTTTTCTTCAAGATACTTTAAATGATTTTATTGCCGACGGAAGAAAAACTTGGCGTTTGGTAAGAAATAGAATTGCCGAAATTTTTGATGCTGAAAATACCACCTTAAAAAACAATATTAAACACAAAGAAATTGTACTTTTTCGTTTAGATGAAATTGAAATGCAATTACCAGTGTTAATTGGTGATTATACCGATTTTTATTCTAGTATTGAGCACGCCACCAATGTAGGCACCATGTTTAGAGATCCAGACAACGCCTTGTTAACTAATTGGTTGCATATACCTGTTGGATACCATGGTCGAAGCTCTTCCATTATACCATCTGGAATTCCAATTCACAGACCTCAAGGTCAAACCCTTCCAAACGGAGCTTCAGAGCCTGTTTTTGGACCGAGCAAATTAGTAGATTTTGAGCTTGAAATGGCTTTTATTACAACCGATGCAAACGATTTAGGCGAACCTATCCCCGTAAATGAAGCTGAAGAATATATTTTCGGACTTGTACTATTTAACGATTGGAGTGCACGCGATATTCAAAAATGGGAATACGTACCCTTAGGCCCCTTTTTATCAAAGAGTTTTGCCTCATCCATTTCACCTTGGATTGTAACTTTAGATGCCTTAGAACCTTTTAGAGTCCATGGTCCGAAACCATTAAAACCACAATTAGAATATTTGCAGTCTAAAGGAAAGAAAAGTTACGATATAAACCTAGAAGTATCCATTCAACCAAACGGCGCAAAAGAAACCGTTGTGAGTAAATCAAACTTTAAACACATGTACTGGAACATGTCGCAACAATTGGCGCATCACACCGTAAATGGTTGTCCCGTAAACTCTGGGGACATGATGGGAAGCGGTACTATTTCTGGACCAACACCAGATTCTTACGGCTCGATGTTAGAACTCACTTGGCGTGGCGAAAAACCCATTAAATTAAAAGATGGCTCTGAACGCAAATTTATTAACGACAACGATACCGTTATAATGCGTGGCTATTGTGAAAAAGATGGAACTCGAATTGGTTTTGGCGAAGTTTCCACCAAATTATTACCTATTTATAAGAAAAAATAA
- the deoC gene encoding deoxyribose-phosphate aldolase: MQIADYLEYALLHPSTSERNIIDLCADAQTHNYKFINIHTSYLTLAKQLLKNTNIKICTPVGFPLGATTSEVKVYEAEKARQLGANEIDMVINQGLLKSKNYVSVLKDITDVKLAIGNTPLKVIIEISELNKNEIIRICEICLDANIDYIKTSSGFSKNGATLSTVKIIRKTVRNHIKIAAFDGIEDYETALKYIEAGADRIGVNYGVQLVGKTRAKKNSKIFKQYIKTFKEEDVLETKHFSDNI; the protein is encoded by the coding sequence ATGCAAATTGCTGATTATTTAGAATACGCGTTATTACATCCTTCAACTTCAGAAAGAAACATTATAGATTTATGCGCAGATGCGCAGACACACAATTATAAGTTTATTAATATTCATACCTCTTACCTAACCTTAGCTAAACAATTGCTAAAAAACACCAATATTAAAATCTGCACGCCCGTTGGTTTTCCGTTAGGTGCAACAACCTCAGAAGTTAAAGTTTACGAAGCTGAAAAAGCGAGACAGCTTGGCGCTAATGAGATTGATATGGTAATCAACCAAGGCTTGCTTAAAAGTAAAAATTACGTTTCTGTGTTAAAAGATATCACCGACGTAAAATTGGCTATTGGAAATACACCACTTAAGGTCATCATTGAGATTTCTGAATTAAATAAAAACGAAATTATTAGAATCTGTGAAATTTGTTTAGATGCTAACATCGACTATATAAAAACATCTAGTGGTTTTTCTAAAAATGGAGCCACCCTAAGTACCGTAAAAATTATACGAAAAACAGTAAGAAATCACATTAAAATAGCTGCTTTTGATGGTATTGAAGATTATGAGACGGCTCTTAAATATATAGAAGCTGGTGCCGACAGAATTGGAGTTAATTACGGCGTACAGCTTGTTGGAAAAACTCGCGCTAAGAAAAACTCTAAAATATTTAAACAATACATTAAAACTTTTAAAGAAGAAGATGTTCTTGAAACAAAACATTTTTCAGATAATATTTAA